A window of the Deinococcus aquiradiocola genome harbors these coding sequences:
- a CDS encoding beta-mannosidase: MTPPTPTLTQRTPLRGWSLRAPDAPTEHAAARQWHSATVPGTVQGDLLRHGLIPDPYIGLNEHDVQWAGQTAWTYRTTFTVTPDQLGSPHLDLCLDGLDTLCTVTLNGTVLLQSDNMFVPHRLDVKAHVHSGENTLTLHFGPVLPHGRALEASHGQRAVWNGDPSRVYVRKAQYHYGWDWGPVILTAGPWKDVTLHAYHARLDDVHAPLTLSADGHATLELNATLAGTTRPGDTLHVHLHAPDGMEVARATLDAHADTHAPLQAQFTVPDPQLWWPRGYGDQPLYTLRVTLQRDGLTLDTLTRRLGARTVQLRQDPVTGEPGTSFTFVVNGVPVFAGGANWIPEDLLLERVTPEQYRDRLQQAADANMVMMRVWGGGIYEHDAFYDTCDELGLLVWQDFLFGCGMYPAHPAFLASVRAEAEAAVRRLRHHACLALWCGNNEDYQIAESVGASGPGGDPARFDALAIYEGLLPDVVQSLNPDVPYWPGSPYGGAASHDPTVGDKHTWEVWHAGMAPHRDYGLYEGRFVSEFGLQSPPSLHSIGTFTQPEDRHAASRVMEHHNKAADPQGRPDGARRLAVYLSDTFQPPRDFEEYVYAARAVQAEAMTSAYRAFRGRWGHAGARAVSGALVWQLNDCWPVTSWAVIDSSGVPKPAYHAIRRELAPLAVQARRDGERLSAWIASSVTSDRPVQLHLDVLGLDGQGLLKREWPVTAAANAVTPLDLTDLHLPDACVAFLRLSVDGQERSRAALWPEPLKYHDLPDPHLRAAVTGRTLTLSAALPAKAIWIDAGPFRLPDNHLDLLPGEHVTLTLPDGVTAAGLTVRAVGSGVIRAHEGQTSPRPTPAAHAQPGAELPTLSAAPVVS, encoded by the coding sequence CGTCACGCCGGACCAGCTCGGATCGCCGCACCTGGACCTGTGCCTGGACGGCCTCGACACCCTCTGCACCGTCACGCTCAACGGCACGGTCCTGCTGCAGAGCGACAACATGTTCGTCCCGCACCGCCTGGACGTGAAGGCGCACGTGCACTCGGGCGAGAACACCCTGACCCTGCACTTCGGTCCGGTCCTGCCGCACGGCCGCGCCCTGGAAGCCAGCCACGGCCAGCGCGCCGTCTGGAACGGCGACCCCAGCCGCGTGTACGTCCGCAAGGCCCAGTACCACTACGGCTGGGACTGGGGCCCCGTGATCCTGACGGCCGGGCCATGGAAGGACGTCACCCTGCACGCCTACCACGCCCGCCTGGACGACGTGCACGCGCCCCTGACACTCAGCGCGGACGGTCACGCCACCCTCGAGCTGAACGCCACGCTGGCCGGAACCACCCGCCCCGGCGACACCCTCCACGTGCACCTGCACGCCCCGGACGGCATGGAAGTCGCTCGCGCCACCCTGGACGCCCACGCGGACACGCACGCCCCGCTGCAGGCGCAGTTCACCGTGCCGGACCCGCAGCTGTGGTGGCCGCGCGGGTACGGCGACCAGCCGCTCTACACCCTGCGCGTCACCCTGCAGCGGGACGGACTGACCCTCGACACCCTCACGCGCCGCCTGGGGGCGCGCACCGTGCAGCTGCGGCAGGACCCCGTGACAGGCGAGCCGGGCACGTCCTTCACCTTCGTCGTGAACGGCGTTCCCGTCTTCGCGGGGGGCGCGAACTGGATTCCCGAGGACCTGCTGCTGGAACGCGTGACGCCCGAACAGTACCGTGACCGGCTGCAGCAGGCCGCCGACGCGAACATGGTGATGATGCGCGTGTGGGGCGGCGGCATCTACGAGCACGACGCCTTCTACGACACCTGCGACGAACTCGGCCTGCTGGTGTGGCAGGACTTCCTGTTCGGCTGCGGCATGTACCCCGCGCACCCGGCATTCCTGGCGAGCGTGCGTGCCGAGGCGGAGGCGGCCGTGCGGCGCCTGCGGCACCACGCCTGCCTGGCCCTGTGGTGCGGGAACAACGAGGACTACCAGATCGCCGAGTCGGTCGGCGCGTCCGGCCCGGGCGGCGACCCCGCGCGGTTCGACGCGCTCGCCATCTACGAGGGGCTGCTCCCGGACGTCGTGCAGTCCCTGAATCCGGACGTGCCGTACTGGCCCGGCAGTCCGTACGGCGGCGCGGCCTCGCACGACCCGACGGTCGGGGACAAGCACACCTGGGAGGTCTGGCACGCCGGGATGGCCCCGCACCGCGATTACGGCCTGTACGAGGGCCGCTTCGTGAGCGAGTTCGGGCTGCAGTCCCCGCCGAGCCTGCACAGCATCGGCACCTTCACGCAGCCCGAGGACCGGCACGCGGCGTCCCGCGTGATGGAGCACCACAACAAGGCCGCCGACCCGCAGGGCCGCCCGGACGGTGCGCGCCGCCTCGCCGTGTACCTCAGCGACACCTTCCAGCCGCCCCGCGACTTCGAGGAGTACGTGTACGCCGCCCGCGCCGTGCAGGCCGAAGCCATGACGAGCGCCTACCGCGCCTTCCGGGGCCGCTGGGGACATGCGGGCGCGCGGGCCGTGTCCGGCGCGCTGGTCTGGCAGCTGAACGACTGCTGGCCCGTCACGAGCTGGGCCGTCATCGACTCCAGCGGCGTCCCGAAGCCCGCGTACCACGCGATCCGCCGTGAACTCGCGCCGCTGGCGGTGCAGGCCCGCCGAGACGGTGAGCGCCTGAGCGCCTGGATCGCCAGCAGCGTCACGTCGGACCGGCCGGTACAGCTGCACCTGGACGTGCTGGGACTGGACGGGCAGGGCCTGCTGAAGCGCGAGTGGCCGGTGACGGCCGCCGCGAACGCCGTGACGCCGCTCGACCTGACGGACCTGCACCTGCCAGACGCGTGCGTGGCGTTCCTGCGCCTGAGCGTGGACGGGCAGGAACGCAGCCGCGCCGCGCTGTGGCCCGAACCGCTCAAGTACCACGACCTGCCCGACCCGCACCTGCGGGCCGCCGTGACGGGCCGCACCCTGACCCTGAGTGCCGCTCTGCCCGCCAAGGCCATCTGGATCGACGCCGGACCCTTCCGTCTGCCGGACAATCACCTAGACCTGCTGCCGGGCGAGCACGTCACCCTGACCCTGCCGGACGGCGTCACGGCCGCCGGACTGACCGTCCGCGCCGTGGGGAGCGGAGTGATTCGGGCGCACGAGGGGCAGACCAGTCCACGCCCGACCCCCGCAGCGCACGCCCAGCCCGGCGCCGAGCTTCCCACGCTCAGCGCCGCCCCGGTCGTCTCGTGA
- a CDS encoding RNA-guided endonuclease InsQ/TnpB family protein: MHNATTIRTFRYRLYPTKPQEAAMFETLRLTRALYNAGLEQRREAYRKHGKTLSAYDQQKELSALKEACPEFSGVYSHVLQDVFDRLDKAYKAFFSRVKKGAKQAGFPRFKPRQRWDSFKFKQCWNNAKNDWTACGRPVDDGRRISIPKIGNVKIKLHRPLEGKPKSLQIVHDCGQWFAVYACEVPLAPLPATGSSVGLDLGTTWFAVTSDGEFIENPRNLGNSLKKFRVQQRTVSRRKKGGNRRRKAVQQVARTHRKVRRQRLDFQHKIARRLIHEHDVIAHENLQVGNMAQSNLARSILDAGWAGFLFQLSSKAESAGRRVIAVDPRYTSQRCNACGHTGKENRVNQATFRCVQCGHTANADHNAAKNILGRAVPSGVNDSGVSHVVA, from the coding sequence ATGCACAACGCTACCACCATCCGTACCTTCCGGTATCGGCTCTATCCAACCAAGCCCCAAGAGGCCGCGATGTTTGAGACATTGCGCCTCACCCGCGCGCTATACAACGCGGGCCTGGAACAGCGCCGCGAAGCCTACCGAAAGCACGGTAAGACCCTCAGCGCCTACGACCAGCAGAAGGAACTCTCCGCGCTCAAGGAAGCCTGCCCGGAGTTCAGCGGTGTCTATTCCCACGTCCTGCAAGACGTGTTCGACCGGTTGGACAAGGCATACAAGGCGTTTTTCAGCCGGGTCAAGAAGGGCGCGAAGCAGGCCGGGTTTCCCCGGTTCAAGCCCCGGCAGCGCTGGGACTCGTTCAAGTTCAAGCAGTGCTGGAACAACGCCAAGAACGACTGGACCGCTTGCGGCAGGCCCGTGGACGACGGGCGGCGCATCAGCATCCCGAAAATCGGGAACGTCAAAATCAAACTGCACCGCCCGCTGGAAGGCAAACCCAAGAGCCTGCAAATCGTCCACGACTGCGGGCAGTGGTTTGCAGTCTACGCCTGCGAAGTCCCGCTGGCCCCGCTGCCCGCTACCGGAAGCAGCGTCGGGCTGGACCTGGGGACAACGTGGTTTGCCGTCACGTCGGACGGGGAGTTCATCGAAAACCCCCGGAACTTGGGCAACAGCCTGAAGAAGTTCCGCGTCCAGCAGCGCACCGTCTCTCGCCGGAAGAAAGGCGGTAACAGGCGCAGGAAGGCCGTGCAACAGGTTGCCAGGACTCACCGCAAGGTCAGGCGGCAGCGCCTGGACTTCCAACACAAGATCGCCCGGAGGCTCATCCATGAACACGACGTAATCGCCCACGAAAACCTTCAGGTGGGCAACATGGCCCAGAGCAACCTCGCCCGTTCCATCCTCGATGCAGGCTGGGCCGGATTCCTGTTTCAACTCTCCAGCAAGGCTGAAAGTGCTGGCCGGAGAGTGATCGCTGTAGACCCCCGCTACACGTCGCAAAGGTGCAACGCCTGCGGGCACACGGGGAAGGAGAACCGTGTGAATCAGGCAACCTTCCGGTGCGTGCAATGCGGCCATACGGCGAACGCCGACCACAACGCGGCAAAAAACATCCTGGGACGGGCCGTCCCTTCAGGCGTCAACGATAGCGGGGTATCGCATGTCGTCGCCTGA
- a CDS encoding MBL fold metallo-hydrolase encodes MTWLRVTPLSAGHCLNLDALTRLGGHLRVRTYPAGFTLLHHPRHGPVLFDTGYGDAAVHAMSRWPGILYGLVTPVRLGPGERAHERLQALGVPPGDVRHVIVSHLHADHVGGLRDFPHATLHLDPLAAPPLLPLRGLRAVRRAYLPETLPPDFTARTSPLQYGPAPDGLAPFTEAADVFGDGSVTALRVPGHAPGMIALVVRHHPDATLTGDGRGLTLLASDAAWTVQALRDDLGVPRPATLAFWDARQERRSRARLHAWLRDHPHARVIVSHDAPEPLPPAGAP; translated from the coding sequence GTGACGTGGCTGCGCGTCACGCCCCTCAGCGCCGGGCACTGCCTGAACCTCGACGCGCTCACGCGGCTCGGCGGGCACCTGCGCGTCCGGACGTACCCGGCAGGCTTCACGCTGCTGCACCACCCCCGGCACGGCCCGGTGCTGTTCGACACCGGGTACGGGGACGCCGCCGTGCACGCCATGTCCCGCTGGCCGGGCATCCTGTACGGCCTCGTCACGCCCGTCCGGCTCGGGCCGGGCGAACGCGCGCACGAACGCCTCCAGGCGCTCGGCGTGCCGCCCGGCGACGTCCGGCACGTCATCGTGTCGCACCTGCACGCCGACCACGTGGGCGGCCTGCGCGACTTCCCGCACGCCACGCTGCACCTCGACCCGCTCGCCGCGCCGCCGCTGCTGCCGCTCAGGGGCCTGCGCGCCGTGCGCCGCGCGTACCTCCCGGAGACCCTCCCGCCGGACTTCACGGCCCGCACCTCCCCCCTCCAGTACGGGCCCGCCCCGGACGGCCTCGCGCCCTTCACCGAGGCCGCCGACGTGTTCGGGGACGGCAGCGTCACCGCGCTGCGCGTTCCCGGGCACGCGCCCGGCATGATCGCCCTCGTCGTCCGCCACCACCCGGACGCCACCCTGACCGGCGACGGGCGCGGCCTGACCCTGCTCGCCAGCGACGCCGCGTGGACCGTGCAGGCCCTCCGGGACGACCTGGGCGTGCCGCGCCCCGCCACGCTCGCCTTCTGGGACGCCCGGCAGGAACGCCGCAGCCGCGCCCGCCTGCACGCCTGGCTGCGCGATCACCCGCACGCCCGCGTGATCGTGAGCCACGACGCGCCCGAACCGCTCCCCCCGGCAGGCGCGCCGTGA
- a CDS encoding NAD-dependent epimerase/dehydratase family protein, whose translation MRVLVTGATGFLGGAAARHLLASGHDVRGTGRNDRAGAALQRDGVPFVPADLTDPAVLPDLLRGMDAVLHCAALSTLWAPWAEYRRHNVQVSADLAAACARQGVRLVHVSTPSVYNAARVTRQVPESTPIPERYDSRYARSKHLAEHEVRLHLPDATILRPRGLYGPGDPSILPRLARALRARRLPRLGHAEVWTELTHVQNAAHAARLALEHRTGGVFNVTDGESVPIWQTVDRLADALGVPRPTRVVPARVAERAAQAAELIARLRPGQPEPPVTASGVRLLTRGMTLDLTRARTLLGYDPPVRPREGVPEAIDAAREACT comes from the coding sequence ATGCGCGTCCTCGTGACCGGTGCGACCGGCTTCCTCGGCGGTGCCGCGGCCCGGCACCTGCTGGCCTCGGGGCACGACGTGCGCGGTACCGGCCGCAACGATCGTGCGGGCGCGGCCCTGCAGCGGGACGGCGTCCCCTTCGTCCCGGCGGACCTGACGGACCCCGCCGTCCTGCCGGACCTGCTGCGCGGCATGGACGCCGTCCTGCACTGCGCGGCCCTCTCGACCCTCTGGGCACCCTGGGCGGAGTACCGGCGGCACAACGTGCAGGTCAGCGCGGACCTCGCCGCCGCCTGCGCCCGCCAGGGGGTCCGCCTCGTGCACGTCAGCACACCCAGCGTGTACAACGCCGCCCGCGTCACGCGGCAGGTGCCGGAGAGCACCCCCATCCCGGAGCGGTACGACAGCCGCTACGCGCGCAGCAAGCACCTCGCCGAGCACGAGGTGCGCCTGCACCTGCCGGACGCCACCATCCTGCGCCCGCGCGGCCTGTACGGCCCCGGCGACCCCAGCATCCTGCCGCGCCTCGCGCGGGCCCTGCGGGCGCGCCGCCTCCCGCGCCTCGGGCACGCGGAAGTCTGGACGGAACTCACGCACGTGCAGAACGCCGCGCACGCCGCCCGGCTCGCCCTGGAGCACCGCACCGGCGGGGTGTTCAACGTCACGGACGGCGAGAGCGTCCCCATCTGGCAGACGGTGGACCGTCTCGCGGACGCGCTCGGCGTGCCGCGCCCCACCCGCGTCGTCCCGGCCCGCGTGGCGGAACGCGCCGCCCAGGCCGCCGAACTGATCGCCCGGCTGCGGCCCGGCCAGCCGGAACCGCCCGTCACCGCGAGCGGCGTGCGCCTCCTCACGCGCGGCATGACCCTCGACCTGACGCGCGCCCGCACGCTGCTCGGCTACGACCCGCCCGTCCGGCCCCGCGAGGGCGTGCCGGAAGCCATCGACGCGGCGAGAGAGGCGTGCACGTGA
- a CDS encoding F390 synthetase-related protein: MPDRLQVLLRALQERTPPHRAALEAHAERLARTQLPWLAAHSAHLQERFRAARLPVHAWRDLPPTGKAEMMANFDALNTEGVTLRAALQVARHAEDTRDFTRTLAGRSGPLTVGLSSGTSGTQGVFLVTRAERLRWAGAVLRHLLPPPWPGSLLRPHRVAFVLRAEGGLYRSVQGRHLQFHFLDLQRPLPDLAAQLTALDPTLLVGPPSVLRALRDAGARAAPQRVVSVAEVLEDDDRDALQAAFGPVVQVYQATEGLLALPCPHGRLHLNERHVHFDFEALGDGHVRPVLTDLRRRAQPFVRHRLDDLLVLGDACPCGHPARVVERVAGRQDDALLLQGPEGTVTVWPDFVRAALNRVPHLREYRAVQTGPATLSVTLDPCTPDTRAAAEHELRTVLARHGARHVTLETAPLVLPDLPLAAQGKRRRVTRAWTPPNAPALTPLPPAAPDDLPY; the protein is encoded by the coding sequence ATGCCCGACCGGCTGCAGGTGCTCTTGCGCGCCCTGCAGGAACGCACCCCACCGCACCGCGCGGCCCTGGAGGCGCACGCCGAACGCCTCGCCCGCACGCAACTCCCGTGGCTCGCCGCGCACAGCGCGCACCTGCAGGAACGCTTCCGGGCGGCCCGCCTGCCCGTCCACGCGTGGCGGGACCTGCCGCCCACCGGCAAGGCCGAGATGATGGCGAACTTCGACGCGCTCAACACCGAGGGCGTCACCCTGCGCGCCGCCCTGCAGGTGGCGCGTCACGCCGAGGACACCCGCGACTTCACCCGGACCCTCGCGGGCCGCAGCGGCCCCCTCACGGTCGGCCTGTCGAGCGGTACGAGCGGCACGCAGGGCGTCTTCCTCGTCACGCGCGCCGAACGCCTGCGCTGGGCGGGCGCCGTGCTCCGCCACCTCCTGCCGCCCCCGTGGCCCGGCTCGCTGCTGCGTCCGCACCGCGTCGCGTTCGTGCTGCGCGCCGAGGGCGGCCTGTACCGCAGCGTGCAGGGCCGCCACCTGCAGTTCCACTTCCTCGACCTGCAGCGCCCCCTGCCGGACCTCGCGGCGCAGCTGACGGCCCTGGACCCCACCCTGCTCGTCGGGCCGCCCAGCGTCCTGCGGGCCCTGCGGGACGCCGGGGCGCGCGCCGCGCCACAGAGGGTCGTGTCGGTCGCCGAGGTGCTGGAGGACGACGACCGGGACGCGCTGCAGGCCGCGTTCGGTCCGGTCGTGCAGGTGTACCAGGCGACCGAGGGCCTCCTCGCGCTGCCCTGCCCGCACGGGCGGCTGCACCTGAACGAACGGCACGTCCACTTCGACTTCGAGGCCCTCGGGGACGGGCACGTCCGGCCGGTCCTGACGGACCTGCGCCGCCGCGCGCAGCCGTTCGTCCGTCACCGCCTCGATGACCTGCTCGTGCTGGGAGACGCCTGCCCGTGCGGTCACCCGGCCCGCGTGGTGGAGCGCGTCGCGGGCCGCCAGGACGACGCGCTGCTCCTGCAGGGCCCGGAGGGAACCGTGACGGTCTGGCCGGACTTCGTGCGCGCCGCCCTGAACCGCGTGCCGCACCTGCGCGAGTACCGCGCCGTGCAGACCGGCCCGGCCACCCTGAGCGTCACGCTGGACCCCTGCACGCCGGACACCCGCGCGGCCGCCGAACACGAACTGCGGACCGTGCTCGCCCGGCACGGCGCGCGGCACGTCACCCTGGAGACAGCGCCGCTCGTGCTGCCGGACCTGCCGCTCGCCGCGCAGGGCAAACGGCGGCGCGTCACGCGCGCCTGGACCCCACCGAACGCGCCGGCCCTCACGCCGCTCCCGCCCGCCGCGCCGGACGACCTGCCATATTGA
- a CDS encoding glycosyltransferase, whose protein sequence is MTPPRAASRAAGRGALCTALAFVAFKGAVLLVNALTFPRLQPHARPRPTRPGRVSLLVPARDETVNLRRTLPALLSQGAHEVIVLDDHSTDGTADLARTLGARVLQGAPLPDGWYGKPWACQQLGEAATGDTLIFTDADVTWSEGALPAVLDALDVSGAALLSVLPRPAHLMPGARLLTPLVDAVVLSWLPFPLLRARPAWLTSANGQLMAFRRDAYTRAGGYRAVKAEMLEDTVFARRLKRAGERTSLALGGQAVQVTMYAGYRDSVRGFSKNALPIHAHSRALLLASLAAHLLVYTVPWLLPARHSRAMWALRLVSLGERGAVNLVTGRRRVPDLLESLLGPVTPLLALPGYLLALRRTVRWKGRTYRQ, encoded by the coding sequence TTGACGCCGCCGCGCGCGGCCTCCCGTGCGGCCGGGCGGGGCGCGCTCTGCACGGCGCTGGCGTTCGTGGCGTTCAAGGGCGCGGTCCTGCTCGTGAACGCCCTGACCTTCCCGCGCCTGCAGCCGCACGCCCGGCCACGGCCGACCCGGCCGGGACGCGTCTCGCTCCTCGTCCCGGCGCGCGACGAGACCGTCAACCTGCGCCGCACCCTGCCCGCCCTGCTCAGCCAGGGGGCGCACGAGGTCATCGTACTGGACGACCACAGCACGGACGGCACGGCCGACCTCGCCCGCACGCTCGGCGCGCGCGTCCTGCAGGGCGCGCCCCTTCCGGACGGCTGGTACGGCAAACCGTGGGCGTGTCAGCAGCTCGGGGAGGCCGCGACCGGCGACACCCTGATCTTCACGGACGCCGACGTCACCTGGAGCGAGGGGGCGCTCCCGGCCGTGCTGGACGCCCTGGACGTCAGCGGAGCGGCCCTGCTGAGCGTCCTCCCGCGCCCCGCGCACCTCATGCCCGGCGCGCGCCTCCTGACGCCGCTGGTGGACGCCGTCGTGCTGAGCTGGCTGCCGTTCCCGCTGCTGCGCGCCCGGCCCGCGTGGCTCACGTCCGCGAACGGTCAGCTGATGGCCTTCCGCCGGGACGCGTACACCCGCGCGGGCGGGTACCGGGCCGTGAAGGCCGAGATGCTGGAGGACACCGTCTTCGCCCGCCGCCTCAAACGCGCCGGGGAACGCACCAGCCTCGCGCTCGGCGGGCAGGCCGTTCAGGTCACCATGTACGCCGGGTACCGCGACAGCGTGCGCGGTTTCTCCAAGAACGCCCTGCCGATCCACGCGCACTCGCGCGCGCTGCTGCTCGCGTCGCTCGCCGCGCACCTGCTGGTGTACACCGTGCCGTGGCTGCTGCCCGCCCGGCACTCCAGGGCCATGTGGGCGCTGCGCCTCGTGTCGCTCGGTGAGCGCGGCGCCGTGAACCTCGTCACGGGCCGCCGCCGCGTGCCGGACCTGCTGGAGAGCCTGCTCGGGCCCGTCACGCCGCTGCTGGCGCTGCCCGGGTACCTGCTCGCGCTGCGCCGCACCGTGCGCTGGAAGGGCCGCACCTACCGGCAGTGA
- a CDS encoding glycoside hydrolase family 5 protein, which translates to MSSPEKPLPLGMGSVTHYGFNVQWMVSWEQGRAPAAPDLRALDFMARHGFNFVRVPTDYRFWTRGHDYLHPDERVFDHLDAYLQACRERGLHLSLNLHRAPGYCINRNDLEVHNLWTDDAPQQGFRAFWRTMAARYAGVGAHDLSFDLLNEPPDPGQYGMTRDVHAALTRHAVADIRAVDPARPVVIDGLGGGHLAMPELADLGVTHSGRGYQPMSVSHWGADWWDGWRSGDPHYPGTRYGGITWDREALRDFYAPWREVQAAGTPVHIGEFGCYRDTHNADALRWFGDLLGVYREFGWGYGLWEFQGSFGIIGHGRPGARFERLDGYDVDVELLTLLKDARVPA; encoded by the coding sequence ATGTCGTCGCCTGAGAAGCCCCTGCCTTTAGGCATGGGGTCGGTCACGCATTACGGCTTCAACGTGCAGTGGATGGTGTCCTGGGAGCAGGGCCGCGCTCCGGCCGCGCCGGACCTGCGCGCCCTGGATTTCATGGCGCGGCACGGCTTCAACTTCGTGCGCGTCCCCACCGACTACCGCTTCTGGACGCGCGGTCACGACTACCTGCATCCCGACGAGCGGGTGTTCGACCACCTGGACGCGTACCTGCAGGCCTGCCGGGAGCGCGGCCTGCACCTGAGCCTCAACCTGCACCGCGCGCCCGGCTACTGCATCAACCGCAACGACCTGGAGGTCCACAACCTCTGGACGGACGACGCGCCGCAGCAGGGCTTCCGGGCGTTCTGGCGCACGATGGCCGCACGGTATGCGGGCGTCGGCGCGCACGACCTGAGCTTCGACCTGCTGAACGAACCGCCCGACCCCGGACAGTACGGCATGACCCGGGACGTGCACGCGGCCCTGACGCGCCACGCGGTGGCCGACATCCGCGCCGTGGACCCCGCCCGGCCCGTCGTGATCGACGGGCTGGGCGGCGGGCACCTCGCCATGCCGGAACTCGCGGACCTGGGCGTCACGCACAGCGGGCGCGGCTACCAGCCGATGAGTGTGTCCCACTGGGGCGCGGACTGGTGGGACGGGTGGAGGAGCGGTGACCCGCACTACCCCGGCACGCGCTACGGCGGGATCACCTGGGACCGCGAGGCGCTGCGGGACTTCTACGCCCCGTGGCGCGAGGTGCAGGCAGCCGGGACGCCCGTGCACATCGGCGAGTTCGGCTGTTACCGGGACACGCACAACGCGGACGCCCTGCGCTGGTTCGGTGACCTGCTCGGCGTGTACCGGGAGTTCGGGTGGGGGTACGGGCTGTGGGAGTTCCAGGGAAGCTTCGGCATCATCGGTCACGGGCGGCCCGGCGCGCGCTTCGAGCGGCTGGACGGCTACGATGTGGACGTGGAACTCCTGACCCTGCTCAAGGACGCGCGCGTCCCCGCATGA
- a CDS encoding 3-oxoacyl-ACP synthase III family protein: MLNVRLLGTGQALPARIVPTREAAARCGVDPDLWTARTGVHARHWLSGDETVLTLGAQAARHALASAGLALADVDVLLNASGSQAQPIPDGAALLARELGLHGRAAYSLHGTCLSFLLAVQHAALLIHTRQARHVLIVSSEAGSRGLNPRQPESALLIGDGAAAALLGPATQDGQGLEAARFETYPDGADHTRIRGGGSLLTPSDRHVTPEDFTFDMHGLQVLRLAREVVPGYLECLRPGLSVGLPGIDRVIPHQASRAGLQLMARCGWPEERTEVTLPHLGNVIAASVPLTLHQAREAGRAPDGDTLLLVGTGAGLTVGGLIWTL; encoded by the coding sequence ATGCTGAACGTGCGCCTCCTCGGCACCGGGCAGGCCCTCCCCGCCCGCATCGTCCCGACCCGCGAGGCCGCCGCACGCTGCGGCGTGGACCCCGACCTCTGGACCGCCCGGACCGGCGTGCACGCCCGGCACTGGCTGTCCGGCGACGAGACGGTCCTCACGCTCGGCGCGCAGGCCGCACGGCACGCCCTGGCGAGCGCCGGACTGGCCCTCGCGGACGTGGACGTCCTCCTGAACGCGAGCGGCAGCCAGGCGCAGCCCATCCCGGACGGCGCGGCCCTCCTCGCCCGCGAACTCGGCCTGCACGGCCGCGCCGCGTACAGCCTGCACGGCACCTGCCTCAGCTTCCTGCTGGCCGTGCAGCACGCCGCGCTCCTCATCCACACGCGGCAGGCCCGGCACGTCCTGATCGTGAGCAGCGAGGCGGGCAGCCGCGGCCTCAACCCGCGCCAGCCGGAAAGCGCCCTGCTCATCGGGGACGGCGCCGCCGCCGCCCTGCTCGGCCCCGCCACGCAGGACGGCCAGGGCCTGGAGGCCGCGCGGTTCGAGACGTACCCGGACGGTGCCGACCACACCCGCATCCGGGGCGGAGGGAGCCTCCTCACGCCGTCCGACCGCCACGTCACGCCCGAGGACTTCACCTTCGACATGCACGGCCTGCAGGTCCTGCGCCTCGCGCGGGAAGTCGTGCCCGGCTATCTCGAATGCCTGCGGCCCGGCCTGAGTGTCGGTTTGCCCGGCATCGACCGCGTCATCCCGCACCAGGCGAGCAGGGCGGGCCTGCAGCTCATGGCCCGCTGCGGCTGGCCCGAGGAACGCACCGAGGTGACCCTCCCGCATCTCGGGAACGTCATCGCGGCCAGCGTGCCCCTGACCCTCCACCAGGCGCGCGAGGCGGGCCGCGCCCCGGACGGCGACACGCTGCTGCTCGTCGGGACGGGCGCCGGACTCACGGTCGGGGGCCTCATCTGGACGCTTTGA
- a CDS encoding ROK family protein: MTPLFAVTLDVGGSHVTAARVDLQARRVTGDVARLDVPHTAGLDDVLASWVQAALEVAGTGPVTHLGFAVPGPFNLRGGVSLMTHKFAALHGVPLREALAARLRGTPLAGVPVCFGNDADLFALGEWWAGAGEQQDLIGVTLGTGLGSGFVRDGQVVTDGPGVPEDGELWSTPFRDGLAEAYASGAAVTRLAQAMLGETLSARDLAALEPERAAPVWAAFGGTLADLLSPWVAAFGARRVVLGGNVSRAFPHFALSLQAGLPSGTLAVQSRHFELAALLGAARLSVPVPDQPV, translated from the coding sequence ATGACGCCTCTCTTCGCCGTGACGCTGGACGTGGGGGGCAGTCATGTGACGGCAGCCCGCGTGGACCTGCAGGCGCGCCGCGTGACGGGTGACGTGGCGCGCCTGGACGTGCCGCATACGGCCGGCCTGGACGACGTGCTCGCGTCGTGGGTGCAGGCGGCCCTCGAGGTGGCCGGGACCGGTCCGGTCACGCACCTGGGGTTCGCCGTGCCGGGCCCCTTTAACCTGCGGGGCGGCGTGTCGCTCATGACGCACAAGTTCGCGGCCCTGCACGGCGTGCCGCTGCGAGAAGCCCTGGCGGCGCGGCTGCGCGGCACGCCGCTCGCGGGCGTGCCGGTCTGTTTCGGGAACGACGCGGACCTGTTCGCACTGGGTGAGTGGTGGGCCGGTGCGGGCGAGCAGCAGGACCTGATCGGCGTGACGCTCGGCACGGGGCTCGGGTCGGGCTTCGTGCGGGACGGGCAGGTCGTGACGGACGGCCCCGGTGTTCCGGAGGACGGTGAGCTGTGGAGCACGCCGTTCCGGGACGGGCTGGCCGAGGCGTACGCGAGCGGGGCGGCCGTGACGCGCCTCGCGCAGGCCATGCTGGGCGAGACGCTCAGCGCGCGCGACCTCGCCGCCCTGGAGCCGGAGCGGGCCGCGCCGGTCTGGGCGGCGTTCGGAGGGACGCTCGCGGACCTGCTGTCGCCGTGGGTGGCGGCGTTCGGGGCGAGACGCGTCGTGCTGGGCGGCAACGTGAGCCGCGCCTTCCCGCACTTCGCGCTGTCCCTGCAGGCGGGCCTGCCGTCCGGCACGCTGGCCGTGCAGAGCCGTCACTTCGAGCTTGCCGCGCTGCTCGGTGCCGCGCGCCTCTCCGTGCCGGTGCCCGACCAGCCGGTCTGA